A genomic region of Antennarius striatus isolate MH-2024 chromosome 4, ASM4005453v1, whole genome shotgun sequence contains the following coding sequences:
- the ppip5k1b gene encoding inositol hexakisphosphate and diphosphoinositol-pentakisphosphate kinase 1 isoform X7: MMSDPSDGPAAGGGGRRRDRRDLPRFVLGWEDDERDAMRSEICGDERMEEDDDQSPPERQIVVGICAMTKKSKSKPMTQILERLCKFDYIDVVVFPEEVILEEPVERWPLCDCLISFHSKGFPLDKAVAYAELRNPLLINDLNMQYFIQDRWSLMTHTHTHTHTHTHTHTHTHTHTHTHTHTHIHGCVCFALRREVYRILREEGIDLPRYAVLNRDPDHPEECSLVEGEDHVEVNGEVFPKPFVEKPVCAEDHNVYIYYPTSAGGGSQRLFRKIGSRSSVYSPESSVRKTGSYIYEEFMPTDGTDVKVYTVGPDYAHAEARKSPALDGKVERDSEGKEIRYPVMLTSMEKLVARKVCMAFKQTVCGFDLLRANGHSFVCDVNGFSFVKNSMKYYDDCAKVLGNLVMRELAPQFHIPWSIPMEAEDIPIVPTTSGSMMELRCVIAIIRHGDRTPKQKMKMEVRHPLFFELFEKCGGYKSGKLKLKKPKQLQEVLDIARLLLAELGQHNDCEIEEKKSKLEQLKTVLEMYGHFSGINRKVQLTYLRNGQPKASSEEEDSKRDGPSLLLVLKWGGELTPAGRVQAEELGRAFRCMYPGGQGDYAGFPGCGLLRLHSTYRHDLKIYASDEGRVQMTAAAFAKGLLALEGELTPILVQMVKSANMNGLLDSDSDSLTDCQQKVKTRLHEIMQKDLDFTQEDHQKLTPTGSPSLENSMKVIQNPVRTCDKVYALIQSLTSQIRKRLEDPKSADLQLYHSETLELMLQRWSKLERDFRMKSGRYDISKIPDIYDCIKYDTQHNASLALEDTRELFRLSRALADIVIPQEYGISKAEKLDIAQAYCVPLMKKIQLDLQRTHEDEAVNKLHPLYSRGVMSPGRHVRTRLYFTSESHVHSLLSVFRYGGLLDEEKDWQWRQAMDYLSAVTELNYMTQIVIMLYEDNDKEPTSEERFHVELHFSPGVKGCEDEDNAPLGCGFRPASSENQDKKPNQGSLEDLTQDQPDQALPVSEPISIQRRSPMIRSRKAGSMEVLSETPPTLPCKGCTSHRLFHSCSRQSPEIKPTIGLGSLCSGLFSASALGVSCSAPNLLDYVRTHHPHLHRKPPLSPGSLPCQSCSQCRQ; the protein is encoded by the exons ATGATGTCCGACCCCAGCGACGGACCGGCGGCAGGAGGAGGGGGACGGCGGCGGGATCGGAGGGACCTTCCTCGCTTCGTGCTCGGCTGGGAGGACGACGAGCGCGACGCCATGAGGAGCGAGATCTGTGGAGACGAGCGAATGGAGGAGGACGACGACCAATCG CCGCCGGAGCGACAGATCGTGGTGGGAATCTGCGCCATGACCAAGAAGTCCAAGTCGAAGCCGATGACTCAGATCCTGGAGCGCCTCTGCAAGTTCGACTACATCGACGTGGTCGTCTTCCCCGAGGAGGTGATCCTGGAGGAGCCGGTGGAGCGCTGGCCGCTGTGCGACTGCCTCATCTCCTTCCACTCCAAAG GTTTCCCTCTGGACAAAGCCGTGGCGTACGCCGAGCTGAGGAACCCTCTGCTCATCAACGACCTGAACATGCAGTATTTCATCCAGGACAGGTGGAgtctgatgacacacacacacacacacacacacacacacacacacacacacacacacacacacacacacacacacacacacacacacacacacattcatggatgtgtttgttttgcgcTCAGGAGAGAGGTGTACCGGATTTTGCGTGAGGAGGGCATCGACCTTCCTCGCTACGCCGTTCTGAACCGAGACCCGGACCACCCTGAAG AATGCAGCCTGGTGGAGGGGGAGGACCACGTGGAGGTGAACGGGGAGGTGTTCCCCAAACCCTTCGTGGAGAAACCCGTGTGTGCCGAGGACCACAACGTCTACATCTACTACCCCACCTCCGCTGGGGGGGGCAGCCAGAGGCTCTTCAGGAAG ATCGGGAGCCGCAGCAGCGTTTACTCCCCTGAGAGCAGCGTGAGGAAGACGGGGTCCTACATTTACGAGGAGTTCATGCCCACCGACGGCACCGACGTGAAG GTTTACACCGTGGGTCCGGACTACGCTCACGCTGAAGCCCGTAAATCCCCCGCCCTAGACGGGAAGGTGGAGCGGGACAGCGAGGGGAAGGAGATCCGCTACCCGGTCATGTTGACCTCCATGGAGAAGCTGGTGGCCCGTAAGGTCTGCATGGCCTTCAAG CAAACGGTGTGCGGCTTCGACCTGCTGCGGGCCAACGGACACTCCTTCGTCTGCGACGTCAACGGCTTCAGCTTCGTCAAGAACTCCATGAAATACTACGACGACTGCGCCAAAGTCCTGGG GAATCTGGTGATGCGGGAGTTGGCCCCCCAGTTCCACATCCCCTGGTCCATCCCCATGGAAGCCGAAGACATCCCCATCGTCCCGACGACCTCAGGAAGCAt GATGGAGCTGCGCTGCGTCATCGCCATCATTCGCCACGGCGACCGCACCCCCaagcagaagatgaagatggaagTCAGACATCCTCT ATTCTTCGAGCTGTTCGAGAAATGCGGCGGCTACAAATCAGGAAAACTGAAGCTGAAGAAACCAAAGCAGCTGCAG GAGGTGCTGGACATCGCCCGCCTGCTGCTGGCGGAGCTGGGTCAGCACAACGACTGCGAGATCGAGGAGAAGAAATCCAAACTGGAGCAGCTGAAGACCGTCCTGGAGAT GTACGGTCATTTCTCAGGCATCAACAGGAAGGTCCAGCTGACCTACCTGCGTAACGGCCAACCGAAGGCCTCCAGCGAGGAAGAAG aCTCCAAGCGGGACGGCCCGTctctgctgctggtgctgaagTGGGGGGGCGAGCTGACGCCGGCGGGGCGGGTCCAGGCGGAGGAGCTGGGCCGGGCGTTCCGCTGCATGTACCCCGGAGGACAAG GTGACTACGCCGGCTTTCCGGGCTGTGGCCTCCTGCGCCTGCACAGCACCTACCGCCACGACCTGAAGATCTACGCCTCCGACGAGGGCCGCGTGCAGATGACCGCCGCTGCGTTCGCAAAG GGTCTCCTGGCGCTGGAGGGGGAGTTAACCCCCATCTTGGTGCAGATGGTGAAGAGCGCCAACATGAACGGCCTGCTGGACAGCGACAGCGACTCCCTGACCGACTGCCAGCAGAAGGTGAAGACCAGGCTGCACGAGATCATGCAGAAGGACCTGGACTTCACGCAGGAGGACCACCAGAAG TTGACGCCGACCGGCAGCCCATCGCTGGAGAACTCCATGAAGGTCATCCAGAACCCGGTGAGAACCTGCGACAAGGTCTACGCCCTCATCCAGAGCCTCACCTCGCAGATCCGCAAGCGGCTGGAGGACCCCAAGTCTGCAG acCTGCAGCTGTACCACAGCGAGACGCTGGAGCTGATGCTGCAGCGCTGGTCCAAGCTGGAGAGAGACTTCCGCATGAAGAGCGGACGCTACGACATCAGCAAGATCCCCGACATCTACGACTGCATCAAGTACGACACGCAGCACAACGCCTCGCTGGCGCTGGAGGACACGCGCGAGCTGTTCCGGCTGTCGCGCGCTCTGGCCGACATCGTCATCCCGCAG GAGTACGGCATCAGCAAGGCGGAGAAGCTGGACATCGCCCAGGCGTACTGCGTCCCGCTGATGAAGAAGATCCAGCTGGACCTGCAGAGGACGCACGAGGACGAGGCGGTGAACAAGCTCCACCCCCT gtACTCCCGCGGCGTCATGTCTCCCGGCCGTCACGTCCGGACGCGTCTGTACTTCACCAGCGAGAGCCACGTCCACTCGCTGCTCAGCGTCTTCCGCTACGGGGGCCTGCTGGac GAGGAGAAGGACTGGCAGTGGAGGCAGGCGATGGACTACCTGAGCGCCGTCACGGAGCTCAACTACATGACGCAGATCGTCATCATGCTGTACGAGGACAACGACAAG GAGCCGACGTCAGAGGAGCGTTTCCACGTGGAGCTCCACTTCAGTCCGGGGGTGAAGGGCTGCGAGGACGAGGACAACGCCCCCCTCGGCTGTGGCTTCCGCCCGGCGTCCTCTGAG AATCAAGACAAGAAGCCCAACCAGGGCAGCCTGGAGGACCTGACCCAGGACCAGCCCGACCAGGCGCTTCCTGTCtctgagccaatcagcatccagcGACGGTCGCCCATGATCCGCAGCCGCAAGGCGGGCTCCATGGAG GTGCTCTCTGAGACTCCGCCCACTCTGCCCTGCAAAGGCTGCACCTCCCACCGGCTGTTCCACTCCTGCTCACGCCAGTCCCCCGAGATCAAACCCACCATCGGGCTAG GCTCTCTCTGCTCGGGCCTCTTCAGCGCCTCCGCCCTGGGGGTGTCCTGTAGCGCCCCCAACCTGCTGGACTACGTCCGCACACACCACCCCCACCTGCACCGAAAGCCCCCCCTGTCGCCCGGCAGCCTGCCGTGTCAG AGCTGCTCTCAATGCCGGCAGTAA